TGGCTTCAACTCAACAGGATCTTGTTTTGGCAAATTAAATGTTGGAGACTGGACCAGATTTAATTATGGAACGTTTTTGGTTGCTCACACATGCAGACgtctaaaacacacacacacacacacacgcacacaccaatATAAAACTGTAAAGCTGGTGTTGTTATATCTTAACGTCAACAAATCCCCTTTGAAAGACTTAAACAGCAAAGTTCTCTAAAATTAGACAATGGGGCTTCATGTGCTCGTGGAACAGACGTAACTATAGTAACCATGGATGCTTAGATCTAAATAGGCACATTTTTGTCTGCACATTTACCACATATTATCAATTAAGTAACATTTCCTGAAAATGCTGTGGACATTATCTAGTTTTTGTGTTAGGAGGACATAAAAAAGCATCGCTTAGTCTTTAACAGGTCTTAAAATTCAGTGAATAGCCTCAGCTCAAATGTAATGGCTCATAACATCTTATAGTGTCATAAATTAATATCTACACAGCTTAAATGCAGAAACACTGTGTGAGAAACCAGGAAAAATATTGCTGCTTTATATAAATGCAAATGCTGAGTAACAGCATGTTGCTTCTTATCACACGTGCCTGATTACCTAAAGAGTAGTTAAGGTGACTGTCCGATTAAAGCAGAAGTTTGGGGAAGTTGCAGGTTGTGTGTATTCTTGTGTTGAATACCAACACAAACAAAttgacaaatacattttgtaaaataaataaataaatgtttcttaaacAATTCAAAATGAGTCAACCTCTTGCGATTCCTGCATTTAAACAAACCATAAGACTTATGGAACAATACATTAATAAGGCCACCTATGTTTTGTTATAATGCAAAAACCATTTTTAGTAAAATCAATCAAGCCCAGCAAACATCTCACTGCAACTATGAGGCACGGCGTTGGAGGAGGGACGAGTGGGCTTGTTTAGCCCAGAACCATAGGCATATGACACCCCCCAGACAATTCCACCCTGGGCAGAGAACCATAATACAACTAAGTTAAAGTATATGACACTATCTGTCACCGAGTTAATATTTCACCTAATAGAACACTGATTCTTGAAAATCCACATCAGAAAGCTGCACCAAAATCTTAGCacactgtttaaaatgtaaaatagtaCTCAGTAATTTCAGACCTCAACCTGAACAAAATGCTCTGGAAGCTGAGCATGAACTACTGCCTGCAAATTATAATGAGTGAGGGTCACAGAAAAGACAATTACTGTAAGGTACTGCTGTTAAATTTAGTGCTCACTGAATAATGGTGGATATATTATTCACACAGTGGTTCTGAGTTCTGACAATATGTAATGTGCTATGAGCCGTTTCTCACCTGATGTTGTATTTATCGGATTTTTAGACCAGAAAAGaaccaaacacatttttttatttatgtctttgtaAAATAGGACACATGCACTCTCATCAATCACTAataacactttttgtttgttacaaaaagtaacaaacaatgtttttaaggaacattaaaaacattaatgtttttaatgttcccattaaaaacattaatagattttaatgggattttaagACACCAGTATAGAGTAATACATAATTGTGAACTGAAAGGgaaaagatacaaaaatatgaaaatgtgtgtgGTCTAATCAACCCATTTCTCTAAATACAATAATTTGTGACCAATTGCCTCCTGGTTAGAAAATAGAGTCCAggtgtgtttcatttattttgaacactGAGGATACAGCCATGCTGCAAACACCTCAGGGAAAAAGCAATtattagtagaaaaaaaaaaaaaatccaacaaatgtttaatttgcaaTTTTGAATTGCCACCATAGGAGGCAATAAGGTCCTCTGGTCAGATTAGAGCAAAACTTATCTTTCTGGTTTATATGCAAAGCTAGTGTTGTATAGCACCATCATGGGCAGATgttacatttcaaacatttcattcataaattaattttttaaaatagttcctcttaaaatcccaataaaatacattgaagtgtGTAGTTGTGATGTGACAAATAGTAAAGTAAGAATAAGTTTAGGGGGTAATATTTGTGCCAGGAACTGTGCATTGATTACATATTGCTACTTGCCAACAAGTCACTCAGCTGCCTTAGCAGACATCCCTTTGTTTACTCTCCATCAATAGAACTTATTTTAACCAATCACATGACTAGCGCCAATTGCTTCAGCAAAAGATTACACCTGAAATCTTTAGTATAATCATGAAACAGCTATCCGTTTCATCCACAACTGTGATATAGAGGCTCTTTTTGTGATCAGGGGTTTGTTCATCTCACGAGTAACCAGCTGCTTCAGAAGGAACTCTGATCAATGTCAAGAGCCAATCTGGGCACTAACTAGTCCTTGTTTGTTGAGTTTCTCTACCAACTCAACGTTGCTCCCCTGCAACAATGCAAATACTCCTAAATAGACACTTCACACCTATTTTTAGTCAGAGCAGTCTCCTTCCCTGTTAAGGCCAAGTTTTCCACACTGTGACTTGGTCAGCAGAATTCAGTTTAGCTGTTCAGCTGTGATTTGGGGGCCTTGTGCTTTAAGCTTTCTGACTTTACACCTTCTCATTAACAAACTTTATCAGCAGCACACAAGGGGAAAGGAGGCTTTCTGCAACACAAGTCTGGGACCATCCTTGTTTTCCAACGATAAACAAACCTTGATgtggacatttttgaaaatacagaaatatttggtATTTCAGAAATGATCTGTtgatggcaaaaaaataaataaaataaaataaaaccaacccTCCCCTATCAACAGACATTCGCTCAAATCACTGGGTCATAAACACAAGTGTCTAGGCTGGACTGATGCAAATTTAAGAAACAGATACATTTATGAGGCGACAGTCTAGTTAAGCTTTAGATTGGCATTCTGATTGGTCCTGGATGTGGACAGTGCTACCCTCTTCCCCAGGTTCTGATTGGTCCGTGTTTAGAGTTGGACTCCTGTGCTCTTGTTCCACCTCGTCCGGTGCTGGCGTGGGGTCAGCGGGGTCATGGTCACAGCCCAGCTCTGACTCTTCAGTGTGAGAGGGGCTACAGTCAAAAGTAAACTCTGATTGGTCCTCGGTGAATGAGGGGCTTTCTTGAAGGACGAGGTCTGACAACTGGTTATCACTGCTTTCAAATTGCAAATCAGTCTTGTCTGAAAAGCTGACGGGGACGTCTTTGAACGAAAGGTCCAGCTTTTTCTCCGCGTTCGGAGGCTTAGGTTCCCGTGGCAAGGACAGCCCTCTGTGACGCATGCACAGCTTGTGTAGTTCTGTTACCTCAGATACGCTTGTGCTGTTCCCACTGTCACGGAAACTGGCCAGAGGAGGGCGTACTTTCACTCCAGTCACTGTGACCGAGCCCTCAATGGCCTTACGCAGCTGCAAATACCGAGAAGCAGGCAGCAGGAAAATAGGAAGCAAGCACAGCCAGTGggagcacagaaaaaaaaaaaaagagagaaaattgtcaattaaatatctttgaaacaaacacataagggtgaaaaaatgtaagaaatcaCATGTGCACCTCTTTGAGAGAAACCACTCCAACTAGCCGTCCCATGCTGGTCACGTAGGCGTGACCCAGGCCCAGCAGAGAGAAGATAGTGTGAGTCTGTGGGCGAGGAGGAGAGGTGGGTCATGGCCTGAATACAGACTTGAAAGGGGctcatttgcattttgcatCTGGTCTGTGTGAACTGTCATGCAGGGATGGGACAGCATTGTATTTTTGGCTTTCAAGATGGTCACTGAGTCAGATCAGGTGGTCTTAGACTGCCACTGATTAagagatttttcacagatttcatCTACAAACACAAGGTAGTTAATAATTGAATTATAGAATAGGTTTTTTTAGGATGATGAActgtttttgtctaaattcAAACTGTTGAATCACGACAGAGGAAATATGGCGATCATATAGAAATGACATTAGAAGCAAGTTAAAGATTTCCTCCAGCACACAGAGACATGCTCAAGTTATGAACATTCGGTGAAATAAGAGCACCCGTTTCTACAGGCTTCGTGTCAAATGCAAGCCCTCTCctggatatttaaattacaGTTCTGCCAgctaaatttaaatcaaatggcATTAAAGGTTGTTGGCTATTTCTGTACCTTGTGCAGAGACGTTTGCTCCACCAGCTGGAAGGGGGCGGGATCAATCTTGCAGTTCTTGAAATCCACCAGCTGATCAAGCTGCTGATCCTCCCACTCGGCTATCTGCAGAGGGATAGAaaccagagtttaaaaaaaagcaacagttttaaatatctgaattacAGAAGTCCTCTTGACTTTTCAAGTCTCACCTCTGAGGGAGTCATGCAATCTTCCACCTCAGAAGActcctaaaaatacaaaaaagtgagacagtcaggttttttttaaaaaatgtctttaaccctttaactgccatgaGGACACCAGTGTccccattgacctgcatgtgacagtatttggggtgacagttaaagggttaaaactGCATAACCtggaaaaacacatcaaaacacattacaagGCAGCAGCtggttttagtttcagttttgtaTAAGTTTCAGagtttcagatgaaaaaaaatatgtaatgtgttttactgTGCCTTTTCAGACATTGTCACACCAtagtaatgttttcatattttgtcataaaacaacagcaaacttcaaagtatttagttgggattttatgtaacaaactCAAAGAAtccaatattttcaaaatagtcAGCCCTGCTGAGTAAGTACTTTGTAGAGCCACCTTTCACTGCAGCTGCAACCCCAAATCTTTTATGGTTTGTCTATCGTTATTCCAGGTCAAGAgactagattttttttgtccattctaTTTTTGCACAATATCTTCACCTCACCAGGCTGCTTGGATGGCGAGTCTCTGTGACTGGGCCTCTCAAACACTTTAATACTCTTAGATCTACAAACTATTtaattgtagctctggctgtagaTTCAGGAttgttatcctgctggaagagAGCTACCgccccagtctcaagtcttttgcagcctatAACAAGTGTTCTTTAAGGTTTACTCCCATCCATTGTCTTGTCAACTTTGGTAAAGTTCCCTGTctctacagaagaaaaaaaaaatccacacgacacgatgctgccactaccattaACGGCGACAAGGCAAGGTGaacaaagaaacactttttaccATTCAATCAACTTCTAAATGCACTCTGTTGTATTGCTTTTTATCTTTGTAAGAGAGGCTTTATATTtgtttcagacatttatttgcagtttaaatCCCAAATAAAGCACGCTgagtttgtggttataaaatGACAAGATATGGAAAAGATCAAGGGGTGTGAAAACCACTCTACAGTTTTATTAATGCAAGAgaagaaatatgttaaaaaatgcaCAGTCACGCTGAACAAGTTTAGagtgaaaacatctgaaagcaCAAGCATCTTGACCAAtctcacactctctctctctctctgcaaaAAGCCACTCTGATGCTTTTGGTTGGAGCaccacaaatatttttgctccagCACTTACTATGCGCACGTCGCAAGGCAACAGTTACTTAGCAACAGTTTCTAGGCGGCAGACAGTCTTACCGCCATGGAGATCCTCACTCCTTTGGGCTTGGGCTTTGTTTTGTCAGGAGACGCCGGCCCGGCCGGACTCTTCCAGCCGGGGGAGAGAAGGCATCACAGCACAAGATTAACACAAGGTTCATATGAAGGGGACAGTTTCTAGCCCTGTGAACATGGCAGCCAGACTTCTGCAGGGAAGAAGTCTCTGTGATGTAAGCACAGTTTTACTGAAAGGCTGTAATTACTGCACCACAGATGAAGACGACGGGACGCGGTCTTTACGAGACAAGCGTTTTTATTGCAGCTCTTAATGTTTTATGTACAGCCATGATAAATGTTAACTGTTCAttctacattttgcttttaatccTATTTGAATATCTATTATAGAAGAAACTGTGTTTActatatttacttatttcagaAGAATGAACTCCCATTACAAATGAAGGCCAAAGAGGAGAATAAAACTGGTTACAGACATTTGAGTTATCAAACTAGAAGCAAACCTTTTTCTATTCCACTTTGGAAAAGCTCAGTTCAATTTATAATTAAgctcataaaatgtaaaaatatgtctCATTTTTGGCtctttgtttcagtgtttaatgTAGGAAACTCAACATCTTATGGTACAGCAGTAGTGGCTATTCTACGTTTTACatgatgatgtgtttttattttgaaccaaatagtaatcagaaaataatcattttgatttgtttcattattagtattattatgcATAATATTGCTACTACATATTATTATAACAAACTAATAATGATATcaataataaatgaaagaaaaagctaaacGTTTCTGATggtaaaaactgaataaaaatattctttttgtagtaaaagtttaaaatgattaaagatTAGTTTACTGATGCGCTACCATCACAGAATAATCACTGCTGTTGCAGTGGCTTCCTCTCAATTTCGGTTTCCAATCTTTATTTCAGTAGATCTGAGTCAGATGGGGAAAATAAATCCCACATTAAGAAATAAGATTTTTGAAAGCATTGTTGGTGGCACAATTATTGTCAACTCCAACAGTTCATCTAAAACTAGATTACTATAGAAGTAATTTTGCcaattttactttagttttataGGTTGATCAGAGTTCGTATAAACTTCTAGTAATTACTTTGTGACTTTCGGTGTCCCTGGAGTAAATTTCTGAACATGAAGCACAAGCCCATTTTTCTTAACTATTGTCTACTCAGGTGGCTGAGGACCCAAGGTGATCTTGTCTCCATGGAACGAGGAGGCTGGTGAGTGAGGTTAAAAAACCTCCCTTAGTGTTAGAAAGTCAAAGCAAAGAGAAGTTGGTGTCGGAAAAGGTTTCACATGTTATCTACATGGTAATTAGTTGTTTGCTTAGGCAGCCCAAGAAAAAATATCTACCATCacaaaccaaagtggaaataataatacttttagTGCTACAGGGTTGTTCAACTGGACCTGCATGCTTTGGTCAGAATGATCTAAGATTGAATTTTTCTGCAACAAGCTCACAAGATGTGGTGTCAAACAAAGGATGCCCATATTGAAAAGCATCTCGAGTCCTTGTGATGCTTTGGGTCTGTTTCTCTTAGAACAATGTAGAGAACAGTCGTTTTAAGTAAATGTTGTCAGATTAACTTCTGGGTTTTTCCAAGCTGTTCATTGTCAAATTATGCTGTGTTTATGTGGGAAGCTGAAGAAGTCAAAGACAGACCGATAGTTGCTTCGACACGCGGCTCCACCTCTGGCCGAACTCTGACTAAAGTGAAGTGAAATGTAGGATATTGGAAGACTGGCAGTGAGAGCGCTGTGCAGTCACCGACAGAGGACGGAGCCGTGCAGAACAAGAACTGAATGGCATCACACTGCAAAGCTCTGGTGCCTTTGGGTGAGTCCTAACCGACAGCAACAAGGACAGCAACAAGCCATGGACTCAGAGAGAGCGCATCCTCCCACACAGCACATGTCACACTCGTCCTTCCACAGAAAGCTCACACCTAAGTAAACTCGGTTTTTCTCACCTCCAGCAGATCGTTGTCTGGATCCGCACAGGGGAGGGTCTGTGAGCCTGAcgggaaaaaaatgataaaaaattagaacagattttattaaatctgcTTTCGatacttaaaaatgttaaacagtgCCTTGAAAAGTGTTCAGAGcccttaaatgttttcacattttgtcactttacaaccactATCTATGTTTGAGACATAGATATATGTCAAACATATATCTATGTTTGAGATAAGAGACAGAATAACACAAAGTAGCCGTTACTTGTGTTATAACTTTGAATAGGAAGGCAAAGGATTCCAggttttcaagtttttcttatgagtaaaattctgaaaagtatTTACCTGAGTCAAAACTTTTAACAACCACTTTTTGCTCCATTTACAGCTAAGGTTAGGTCAACACATAAATGCAATAAACATAACAAACATTTGTGCATATAATATGACAAACTGTTAAACGTCTAAAAAGTGTCAATAATTTTGCCAGGCATAAAATGACACGTTCCAGTTCTCGTTTCTTGTCTGTACGTCCTTGTTTAGGTACGTCCTTGTTTAAGTCACTTACTGTTTGGCGTCTCTGCATCACTGATGGCCGACACGGTTTTCAAGGCAGATTTCAGAGGTAGCTGAGCATTGGAAGCCACCGGGCTGAAGGAGGAAGACTCCTCTGTGGAGATCTGCATGGACAACACATTAACAGGAGAGACCGGACACAGATACatgcacacaaatacacaaacgcacacacatcGGCCAAGCAcatgcacagaaacaaacaggacagCACGGGTAAAGGCACagacaacagagacacaaaagaGAGATGTTAATAGAAaggttttaatatttcacatttgtatatttttcaaatcacttaccaccaaaaaaataaaaaataaaacaaaaaaacccaaaagctgcagctgtgCCTTTACCTGCTGCTCTGTGCTTCACTCATGCTGTTTCTGATCTACGTCTACTCTACTGCTGCATCCCACCACAGGCCTGAGTTCATCCCAACCCTGCCCCGGCGCCCCCGGACGCCTCACACCTGCTGGGTGCTCACCAGGAAGCGGACAACTTGGCGAGCACTGGTGTTGGTGGGAGTGTTGAGGTGAACGTGGGCGCAAGGGGAGCTGGGGCTGCTGTCAGAGGTCAGACTGGGCAGGGGATCGTGAGCACCGTTGTCCTGGGCCAGCTGACGAAGGTACTCGAGCCTCCGCTGGCGGCTCAGCTGAAGAGACAGGAGGGACTGGAGCTGCAGTCGCTCTATGGAGCCCAGCAGGATCATGGAGTCTGAGGGAGATGAAGACCAGCTCAGTCTGTCATGCATTAAATCACCAGGAAAAAGTGAAATCCCTCTGTATTGGCTCATAAAATGCaattcttcctctgtttttgtgCCATTTAAACAAGCATCTACTTCCTATTACCTGGCATTACAGATATTTCTATTGCAGGGACAGAAGGAGTGAGTGAGATGGAGACCACACACCGAGCTAATTATTGTTGGCACCAAGCGGTCGCTCAACGGTGAAGCAAATGTTAAAAGGGAATTAGGTTCAGGACAGGATGGAGGACAGAAAGTGGTCtgtggctgcagcagcagcaggaaggtcATATTGCTTTATCTACAAACTCAGCTTCAGCAAACAGGAGGAGCTGTCATCCTTGCTGGACTTGATACAGTTTTGTAACAAGCTTTTCAAAGCAtatgtttacaaataaattaaacgatttaaaatgatgtctactgtcatttaaaaaatttatatctgTCAAGGATCAGACCATTCTTAATATGCTCTAATGTGAAAAGGatagcagaaaaacacaatgtgCATTGATAAGAACTAGAAAAAGCTGTGGAAAAGGAGAATATACAAACCATACAATGGGTTATACTGTATATTATAATTTCATAGTCAATTGATTTGTGAACAGaacggaaaaagaaaaaaacagatcaggAGGAggtaaggaaagaaaaaatgacatgGATAAGTGAAGAagttcaaaagaaacaaattagaAACTCTGAGTTCAAAAATGCCTAGGGTGTATTTATAACaactaataataaataaggTCATCAGATAGGAAAATACCTCTGATGCTGTCCAAATTTATAATAGAAATTTCCCTCTTAACCTGAGAACGATACAAATTGTTCTAACAAAATCTAAAGACCCCGTCCCTGGTTGAGCCTCCCACTGTTccaaacaagagaaaataacaacaacaacaacaacaaaaacaaacctctaCATTCAACCAGGGCGAGGGTTTTTAGATGCCCAGTAAGCAGCATCTCCTGCAGGTCTCTGTATGAAGAATTCAAGGTGATGAAGCGCACATCTCGGACCATGATGTCCTCTACACGGATGTTATACTTCCTAAATGGTGGAAGAGAAGTTACTAGTTTGGTGATGGAAAGAGAGAggtcaaaaatataaatgaagtCGAAACAAATGAGGACTCATAATCCCTTTAGATgagaacaacagcaacaacaaaaaaagaccaaactCACTCGTGATGTCCCATCCCCAGCTCTGGTAGATATGGGAGCTTCTTGATGCGAATGATGGAGTCGTAGAGGGACGGTTGGAGCGCTTGTGCCACAGCGTTGGCCAGAATCACTGCGATCATCACAGGCAAGATATGGGAGATCTGACCGGTCAGCTCAAACACAATGACCGCTGTGGAAACAGTGTGAGTGACCGCACCAGAGAGCGCTGCAGCCCCTGcacagagaaaaggaaaagcagaTAAATATTTGCCTTCTTAAATCTtcagttatataaaaaaacaggcTTTTATTACTCCGACTTTGaacaattttcatttaaagctatttttatGTGTTGATTTTGTCATTcaaaattttactattttttgggggggagggatTCTAACAGTAATCATTGCACTAatcttgttttgatgttttgctATGTAGCATTTGCTCCCTGCAAAGTGATTAAAATGTGCTGAAGGTTCAAGGCTACAGCAAATAAAGTCACCTAAGCTACATAGAATGAGTATAAAATCTTAAGTAGAAGGAGCTAGGAGGAGTATAAAAGCTGATTTATAGCAACTCACCAACAACAGCGTAACCACCGGGAACTATAGGATACACATCTCCGTGGATGCCATCAGGGAACATGGTTGCCATGACTTCACCAACTAATCTGCCAAATGCTGCACCTGTCAGtcaacaacacacacagaaagccGTTCATCCTTAAGAGCTCcctggaaaaaaggaaagatgcCGACTGTTCATTCACCAATAAGAAAGACGGGCATGAAGGCTCCACAGGGGACCGGCATGGTGGTGGCAACAGCAGACATCCAGAACTGAAGTACAGAGAAACGTTTGggcaaaaaaatacagttattcAGTGCAGAGTTTCAGGCTACAGTTTGCTGTGAATTACCTCGAGACCAGATATGGTCAGTAGTTACAGAGGAAGTCAAATATTGTGCTATGCAAACTTTGTGACTTTATGAAAATATGCCTATTCAATTATATGAATCTACAGAGGGATTCATGTTGAAGGCCCAATTTTATATGATGAAAGCAGGTAAACGTAGCGAGTGTTCACCTTCATGACGATGAAGAGGATGAGCGTGATGAAGATGTTGACCTGGGGGTGTTTCCAGGCATGATGGTGGCTGATGTAGTTAAACTCCTCAGCTACACCCTGGCGACACCAGGTGCGGTTGTCGAACAGAGCAACCAGAGACTCGTGCTGCGTCAGCTGACAAACAGGAAAAGTGTCTGTCAGGTCAGAGTGACAGAAACAAACCTTCACTGCAACATACATGTGGTGCCTgtgaaaatttctaaaaaaagaaaaaattcaattgcttttttttaaaattaattaattaatttatttatttattgcaattttgTGTCAAACAAGAACAAGTTTCAATTAGCAAGGACAACTTTGTGAACACAAAACTTAGaagttattttcttcctttcatcctttcttttattctttgtttgcttcgttcttcctttcttttttctttctctctttcctttgtCTCTTTCTGATAAGTTCAActgaataatttctatttgcttaatggacaaataataaaaaggaataaaaaaaaatatgttttggtttatttcttaaatatttaacacaccACTTCTATGTGTGACATCCTGGGATGAacacaataaatcagttaagaTGCCAACAAACTATTCTTAGGCTACAATTTTCAGATGTTACCAAACACtcagaaaatgtgtgtaaacTTCTGAGAAATATCTAATTCTTAAATACatcctaactgacctaaaacagaaaaagctaacattagtgaggggaaaaaaagagttacTTGTCTTTTTATGCAGTGTATATGATTACAAGTGTaagaaaattagttttacatgttggttttaataaagaaaaacacctcAGCTCACGAAACGTGTACgtgtcaacaaaaatatttttgaaacatcGACCATCTGGGCAAACATAGCAGCTGCTAAACAGCTTATTAAGCGAGGGAACTCAGCTTGACACCAACTctcacttcatttaaaaatgtccatcAATTATCTCACAACAAACAAGACGCGTTTCCCTCCCGTCAGAATGGTGTGAACACGTTTTCTCACCTGTCCAGCCATGAACTGCCCGAAGCCAGGAGGAAACGTGAGCGTGGACACCAGCAGGGTGACGAGGGCGGGGTACACCAGCCGCCTGACAGGAAGAGACGGACTGTGGGGTCATTAATGGGGGTGCTCTTCACGCCGTGTGTAAGCAGTCGATTCACCGCTCTATGTCTAACGTTTTGCTCTTGACACTTGTCGAACTACCCTAATTCACACTCCTACTTTTCTCCAGAACAACGCTATCACTGTGACACACAgtgtgaggaggaggatggtAAACATAAGTGACAAAGAGCATGGGGGCTTACGGTCAGAAGGTGGAAaggtacaaaaaaacaaaacgattGACACTACACATTCTGCTTAaggtgatttattattttatattccaGGCTTATTGTTTCCTAAGTCTATTTTAGTTCTGCTTATTTATATCTTGTTATTCTTTCTTTAGGTGTTTGATTCTTATGAAGTATGTCTCTAAGCCtggtttgagttatttttatgaaacatgGAGAGGAAGACTCCTGAGGAACACTCTACTGGTTTATATACTCATATATATGAGTCATATAATCCTATTACATTACTTACATTAAAGCAGAGTTGTCAGACTCATGGCCACTTTGGACCATATCAAGGTCATGAATGTCCTCAAAAGGCCAGTTGTGGCAAAATGTATTGAGAAAACTCAttagcaaaacattaaaaatattaataaacagctGTCTGCATTCAAGTAGTACATCTTGAAATCAAATAATGTTGAACATCTTTTTatactgatgtaatttggcagtgtacagacaaaaactaattttatttgatagataaaataacatttaaggACACTACGGTAGTTTTGAAGGTACCTGTGTGTCCCtctaaagggaaaaataaaaatctacgaTGAGTCATATTTGGCCTCCGGGCCTTAAGTTTGACCTATGAGcattgaaacaaataaacatattttttgtgaatttttgccattttgacTAAAGGTAATCTTTTCAGTCTGTCTGTTTTTCAAAGACAATGTGTGTGTCGTCATTGGTTTTAGGATGTAACTGCTGTTTGCTTTGTCTTTGTACTTTATCCACCTCCTGATGTTCTCCTTTAAGGATTAATGACAGAGAAGCACTAATAGCCCCTTCAGCAGCTGCATATTGTGCC
This is a stretch of genomic DNA from Gambusia affinis linkage group LG12, SWU_Gaff_1.0, whole genome shotgun sequence. It encodes these proteins:
- the LOC122840942 gene encoding chloride channel protein 2-like isoform X2, with the protein product MVKGKAQERTLQYQQTLMYGRYTQELGVYAKEEAARLRDGGVRDGGGLRRNTSVRSRTADLLEYEKDPCAKCQVCASRCQKFLISRVGEDWIFLILLGLVMALVSWVMDYAIAFCQEAQKWMHGGLDSNLLLQYIAWVSYPVVLITFSAGFTQILAPQAVGSGIPEMKTILRGVVLKEYLTFKTFVAKVIGLTCALGSGMPLGKEGPFVHVASLCAALLSKFMAAVFGGIYMEEPFEGSKNELRNTEMLSAACAVGVGCCFAAPIGGVLFSIEVTSTFFAVRNYWRGFFAATFSAFVFRLLTVSNQEEETITALFKTRFRLDFPFDLQELPAFAILGIACGFGGALFVYLNRHIVECMRKQKTINKFLLRNPSLPVRRLVYPALVTLLVSTLTFPPGFGQFMAGQLTQHESLVALFDNRTWCRQGVAEEFNYISHHHAWKHPQVNIFITLILFIVMKFWMSAVATTMPVPCGAFMPVFLIGAAFGRLVGEVMATMFPDGIHGDVYPIVPGGYAVVGAAALSGAVTHTVSTAVIVFELTGQISHILPVMIAVILANAVAQALQPSLYDSIIRIKKLPYLPELGMGHHEKYNIRVEDIMVRDVRFITLNSSYRDLQEMLLTGHLKTLALVECRDSMILLGSIERLQLQSLLSLQLSRQRRLEYLRQLAQDNGAHDPLPSLTSDSSPSSPCAHVHLNTPTNTSARQVVRFLVSTQQISTEESSSFSPVASNAQLPLKSALKTVSAISDAETPNSSQTLPCADPDNDLLESPAGPASPDKTKPKPKGVRISMAESSEVEDCMTPSEIAEWEDQQLDQLVDFKNCKIDPAPFQLVEQTSLHKTHTIFSLLGLGHAYVTSMGRLVGVVSLKELRKAIEGSVTVTGVKVRPPLASFRDSGNSTSVSEVTELHKLCMRHRGLSLPREPKPPNAEKKLDLSFKDVPVSFSDKTDLQFESSDNQLSDLVLQESPSFTEDQSEFTFDCSPSHTEESELGCDHDPADPTPAPDEVEQEHRSPTLNTDQSEPGEEGSTVHIQDQSECQSKA
- the LOC122840942 gene encoding chloride channel protein 2-like isoform X5 — protein: MVKGKAQERTLQYQQTLMYGRYTQELGVYAKEEAARLRDGGVRDGGGLRRNTSVRSRTADLLEYEKDPCAKCQVCASRCQKFLISRVGEDWIFLILLGLVMALVSWVMDYAIAFCQEAQKWMHGGLDSNLLLQYIAWVSYPVVLITFSAGFTQILAPQAVGSGIPEMKTILRGVVLKEYLTFKTFVAKVIGLTCALGSGMPLGKEGPFVHVASLCAALLSKFMAAVFGGIYMEEPFEGSKNELRNTEMLSAACAVGVGCCFAAPIGGVLFSIEVTSTFFAVRNYWRGFFAATFSAFVFRLLTVSNQEEETITALFKTRFRLDFPFDLQELPAFAILGIACGFGGALFVYLNRHIVECMRKQKTINKFLLRKRLVYPALVTLLVSTLTFPPGFGQFMAGQLTQHESLVALFDNRTWCRQGVAEEFNYISHHHAWKHPQVNIFITLILFIVMKFWMSAVATTMPVPCGAFMPVFLIGAAFGRLVGEVMATMFPDGIHGDVYPIVPGGYAVVGAAALSGAVTHTVSTAVIVFELTGQISHILPVMIAVILANAVAQALQPSLYDSIIRIKKLPYLPELGMGHHEKYNIRVEDIMVRDVRFITLNSSYRDLQEMLLTGHLKTLALVECRDSMILLGSIERLQLQSLLSLQLSRQRRLEYLRQLAQDNGAHDPLPSLTSDSSPSSPCAHVHLNTPTNTSARQVVRFLVSTQQISTEESSSFSPVASNAQLPLKSALKTVSAISDAETPNSSQTLPCADPDNDLLESPAGPASPDKTKPKPKGVRISMAESSEVEDCMTPSEIAEWEDQQLDQLVDFKNCKIDPAPFQLVEQTSLHKTHTIFSLLGLGHAYVTSMGRLVGVVSLKELRKAIEGSVTVTGVKVRPPLASFRDSGNSTSVSEVTELHKLCMRHRGLSLPREPKPPNAEKKLDLSFKDVPVSFSDKTDLQFESSDNQLSDLVLQESPSFTEDQSEFTFDCSPSHTEESELGCDHDPADPTPAPDEVEQEHRSPTLNTDQSEPGEEGSTVHIQDQSECQSKA